A single region of the Fodinicurvata sp. EGI_FJ10296 genome encodes:
- a CDS encoding glycosyltransferase family 2 protein: MPSAMTPRVSVVIPAFNALSTIDFAVFSALRQEDVAVEIIIASDDHIDYLAQLARQGVEDERLRMIRTPTMRSGAGIARTAAAREATGDFIATLDADDAFAPGRLAKLVALAAKGGAAVDNTAMTSTDGSLIRTAFSVDSDDRTLTTYDLLSPRIPFAPVFHRSLLGDGWPDLPFAEDVVFNLTLLAKATDMRILLEPGYLYAHRPGSLSHSADTPNRAHDAYEMILNRLDHDAFGLPRKMAAAARRQFSDDMRTNTVFASKMSSGEVRDLADFLSLGNRVTP; the protein is encoded by the coding sequence ATGCCATCCGCAATGACGCCCCGCGTCTCCGTCGTCATACCGGCGTTCAACGCCCTTTCCACGATCGATTTCGCGGTTTTCAGCGCCCTGCGGCAGGAAGACGTCGCCGTCGAGATCATCATTGCCAGTGACGACCACATCGACTATCTGGCACAGCTTGCCCGTCAAGGGGTCGAGGACGAGCGGCTGCGCATGATCCGGACGCCGACCATGCGGTCCGGCGCGGGCATTGCCCGCACCGCGGCGGCACGCGAAGCCACCGGCGATTTCATCGCGACACTGGATGCCGACGACGCCTTTGCGCCCGGCCGTCTGGCCAAACTGGTTGCCCTGGCCGCAAAGGGTGGGGCCGCCGTCGACAACACGGCCATGACCAGCACCGACGGCAGCCTCATCCGCACGGCGTTTTCAGTCGACAGCGACGACCGCACCCTGACCACCTACGATCTGCTGTCGCCGCGCATCCCGTTCGCCCCGGTCTTTCACCGCAGCCTGCTGGGCGACGGCTGGCCCGATCTTCCATTCGCCGAGGACGTCGTCTTCAATCTGACGCTACTGGCCAAGGCCACCGATATGCGGATCCTGTTGGAGCCGGGGTACCTCTATGCCCATCGGCCGGGCTCTCTGTCACATTCGGCCGACACCCCCAACCGGGCCCACGATGCCTATGAAATGATCCTGAACCGGCTCGACCATGACGCCTTCGGCCTTCCCCGAAAAATGGCAGCAGCCGCGCGGCGCCAGTTCTCCGACGATATGCGCACCAATACGGTGTTCGCGTCGAAAATGTCGTCGGGAGAGGTGCGCGATCTGGCCGATTTTCTGTCGCTGGGCAACCGTGTGACGCCATGA
- a CDS encoding dihydroneopterin aldolase: MTSLLPGAVNAQTVSLSDIEVEAEVGIADWERTPGKSQRLIVDVEMAAALDRFSGTVIGDCFDYDRIYRYVTGDWCRQPHTDLLETLAESLVQFCLEDQRVEACRVRIRKPHVYNGRAVPVVEFVRFRPGIAA, encoded by the coding sequence ATGACCTCATTGCTGCCCGGCGCCGTCAATGCACAGACCGTCAGCCTTTCCGACATCGAGGTGGAAGCCGAAGTCGGCATCGCGGATTGGGAGCGGACACCGGGCAAATCGCAGCGGCTGATCGTGGATGTCGAAATGGCAGCTGCGCTTGATCGATTCAGCGGCACGGTGATTGGCGATTGTTTCGACTACGACCGCATTTATCGATACGTCACCGGCGACTGGTGCCGGCAGCCACATACCGACCTTCTGGAAACGCTGGCCGAGTCGCTGGTCCAGTTCTGCCTTGAAGATCAGCGTGTTGAAGCCTGCCGCGTGCGTATCCGCAAGCCTCATGTCTATAACGGCCGCGCCGTACCGGTGGTCGAGTTCGTTCGCTTCCGGCCAGGGATTGCGGCATAA